In Etheostoma cragini isolate CJK2018 chromosome 19, CSU_Ecrag_1.0, whole genome shotgun sequence, the genomic window TAAATACAGCCTCAGAGGCAATGACAAGACTGTGTATTTTACGCTGCTGTTTGTGCGCTTGATGATGAGACATCCACTCAAGCATACTTCCCTGCACTCTAGTAAAACTATTTAAGTTAACATCTCTCAAAATCAGGAACCTGATAGAAGCAGTGGCATCAGGCCTTTCTGttcagtttttaataaaaatgttgacgtAGCGTACGAAGATGAAGTAGTTAAGTAAGTTTGTTAAGGTGATGATGAGTGGAGTGATTTAACAGTGTCAGAGATGGATATACTTTGGAGGTACATGTTCTAAGGGAGCAGCGGTACTGTACAGCAGTTTAATGTAGTCATAAACAAGCAGGCTagtttcacttctttttttactttgcacaGAGCTTTGACCTCAGACACCTCACGGTCTTCACCTCAGTCGTGCTCTGTAACCGTGCCGTCTCTTCCTGTCAAACAATAACTCTGGCAGCCATCAGTGTCCTTTCTGCCTCTTCCTCCATCACACATTAAACATGCTTGTTTTCCTCTCAGACAAAATAAGAAAGAGGGACACTTTGaccgagggagagagagagagagagacataagaCAGTAAAAACAGAAGTGTCAGTGTCACTCAGAGATGCAGTTCCAGATGTTTCCTGAGTCTATCTGGTGGCAGCATACACAACATGTGgctccagctctctctctgaTGCAGGCCTGCGGCTTCTTTTGGGTTTCGCCTGGAAATTAAGAGCTGCGTAGTTCAGTTCATCCGAGACCAGATCCTGTAAATCAGAGTATTCAAAGTCACAGTGATCACACCCACTCTGTAGTGTTTTTGGCAGTCCAACAAAGGAATTGTTTAAACTAAAATGAGTGTTGGGCACAGTTTAGCTaagaaaaaacatgcttttaaatagaATTACAGATGGGTTGTGCAATTTAAAGAGCCCCGGTTATCCTCCTTTTCAGCATCACATTAGTACTCTTGGTGTCTACTAGAATGTTTTTTCATGCTTTGATGGtccaaaaacattgttttgcatAATGCTCAATGCTGCAGTTTCTCTCTCTGAAACACCCTCTCTAAGCTCTTGGCCCGCcttcccaaaaagcccagtctgctctgattggtcagctggccctCTCTGTTCTGATTGGTCCACCAAATTCAAACAAGCCGCTGGGTGGGGTGGCAGCACCTAGGTAAAACCCATTTGAAAAACTGGGCTGGCATTCTCAATCTGTGACATCACTTATCAAGGAATGTGGGTGAGGCATTTTAGGCAGTTGAGAAAAAGGACTGTCTGTGGAAGAGAAGGCTTTagagtgaaatgtgttttttttgtacattatgCATCAATTAGGTACACAAAAACTACATAACACactaaaaaacaggaaaaaaacaaaaaagcataacAGGGGCCCTTTAAATTGATTGTTAAAACTCATGAGACATAGGTTACAGATCTAAAATTGCTACACATTACAGTGTTAAATCTTGATTTCAAAATAGTTTTGATGTGATTTTCTAACAGTTTGTTGATTGTAACTCTGTGCAACTGGCTTGGCAAAAAGGCCAAGCCACTTGCATAGGCCAAAATTCCTTTAAATTGAGCTGATGGggcattttcatttgtttgggCCTACACATCCTCATACAGAAAAGGTTGAGTGTCAAAGACTCCCGAAACAACACATACAGTCAAACTTTTCTGTTTACTGCCACACAGGGGCAGTTTAATCATGTGCTCATATTATAtaatttttggcttttcatcCTTccttgttatatatatttttgtgccAGAAAAAGTCCAAATTTCACCCCAAAGGGAATTACTATCTTccaaagaaaacactgttcacaaactgcccCAAACatctctattgtagtccagcctttacttccgtgacaaacacacatcattttGCATCATTTGCGTCACACACGTAATAATGCTCGCCCAGCtcctagcgtggcacgccctcaaaCCATGCTAGCTTGCTTGTCGGGTCCCGCATTACTCTGCTTCAGACTGGCTAGCAGTGTTAATCCAGCTACTGCACATGCgagactcccaacaaagatggaacagaagtgagatgcttcactctgtagctaaaatggagagctcaacacacagagggaaaagaggagctgcagctatGGGcagtaaaacagaaatgtttttttgaaaatgaacccaTGTAAAGCagttctgatataacctctaaatactaCTCTAAAtatgaaccttaaaatgagcataatatgaggtCTTTACTGTAATAGGTGCAGTTTGAAACACATAGTAATCATTGTGAAAAGTGAGTAGTTTATAGGCAGCGCAAATACATAGTTAGGGTTAGTAGAATATCAGGCGTTGGTTTAAAATATGGCGCTTAAAACTGCTAAAATTGCAGAAAGGACTAAAACTCTGGTAATTCAAAATGACAGTTAACTTTTGGTTGGACAAGGGAGTGTGTTTGTCCTGACGCAGAATTTCGCGCTTCTATACATTGTCACCTTACTTCCTCTTTTGCTCTGGCGATAGTTACTCCAGCCATGAGGTGGTCGCCTAACAAGAAACCTAATTGTGGGACATGATGAGCTGCTTGCATAATCGACCTAAATCTTTTTGTGGGTGAGGAGGGGCTGGGTTCAGATGGTCTAACAAAtaatttttcatgtatttgtatgcatttttaaaaccatgcacgcacacacacacacacagtttatataAGTTAATGCTGGGTTCACCTTGTTTCTTTCTGGCTGCTGTTCTTCAATCacagctaaaaagaaaaatcattaagTTGTATTagtttataattattattgtacATATTCTTTGCTTTGGATTTAAGCATCATCTGTATCAAATTAGACCAGCTGTACCTGTCTGGAGTTTCCTGATTTTAACAGCCAGAACAATCACGACTATAGTGAGGGAAACAGTCAGAGCACCCAGGATCACACTCATGACGTCTGTCATTCCATCAGACTCCTCTACAAGTCAAAAGACAGAATTAGAGTCTGTTTATAAAAGAGATGCTTTTGATTTAAATGACTGGTTCTGTGGAAACTTGCACAGTGAAAAAGGAGAACCTTACGTTCAGTCTTTGAATCCACTCCAAAATCAGATTCACTGTTaccttttaaaaagacaaaaagtgaaaTACTTTGACACGTATTGGtttcttgtttgtctttatgCTGTTTTCATACGACTGCGAGAATACATGTGAGATATTGTGTAAATGTGATGAGAAACAGATCTCTAAAGCTTAACTACAATCTTACCTTGAACTTTTAGATATGTTGCATTGGCGATTACTGTATGTCCGTCTTTGTAAAATCCACAGAAATACAGTCCAGAGTCAGATAAATCCACTCTCTTGATTTGAAGAAAGACAGTAGAGATTTTGGAGCTCATCTCAAATCTGTTTTGAAATTCATCACAGAGCGAGGCTTCGCTATCAGACCCGTACATAGAGGAGACGCAACTGGGCTTGTTTCTGTTGATCAGTCTGAACCATTCTGTCTGAGTTGGAGTTTTAGAAATGTTGGAGCACATCAGAGTGACGTCTCCACCAGACTGGACGTCCACAGTGTGAGACTCAGAAGCTGAGACAGAGATCCAGCCTGAGACAaaaagcagagacagaaagagatttATTCCTCATCAAAGAAACTTCTAAACTTGTAAAATACTAAGTCATTGAGTGTTAAAAATAATGGTGGGTTACTGGATAACAACATGCAAATAAATTCGCTGCTCAGACTAATTCATTACCAGTACTTACTGAGGCTGCAGAGAAGTAACGCTGATATTAAGGTGAAGCTCCTCATTGTGCGTGTAGCTCTGCAACAGCAATGGCACTCTAAATCAGTGTAAAGGGGCTTTTATGGTTAAGGGGCGGAGTATTAGGTAATGCAAGGAAGCTcaactctcccccccccccctgataTCTGTACCAATGACAATTTCAGTCAAAGCATGCCTCAAATAATTTCAGACGGCACAAGTTACTATTCTTCCTGAtgagctttgtttttgtggaagGAGTCACCTAATCAGTCACAGCAGCTCAGATGGTCAGACATGCACGTTGGTTGTGATTCATGCATATTGAAGAATGCAATTAAACGCCAAGGTGGACAGTAAAGCAAATGTATCTGACCCATCCTGGCCATGTCGTTTTTCCAGTCTAAATTGAGAGTCAGTCTTCCATTATTGCGTCATTACCTGACTTTTTGGCATTTCTGAAGCTGCTAGGTGTGAATAGTAGTCAGCGTTGACAGAGCCGAGGTGTATTTCCCCAAATTGACAAAGCTGGGTGTtgaccacatacagtatgtagaacAAAGTCTGTCACTTTAAGTACACAGCGTTTCTTTTATCAGATTAGAGAGCCACTGTGCAAGCACACACCACCATTTTCACTATTCTCGTATAATCAGTTTACTTCTGCCAACCACATATGTTCCACTCAGCTCtctgtctaaaaaaaaagaaaatgtattgccTACTGCAATAAACACTCAACTTCTGAAAAAACCCTGTCTGAGGCACTTGAGtaaatgtctttctgtcagtaaaaactgtatatatgtatgtggtaattttaagccccccccccctggttACTGTTACCTGAGGTAGATGTTTGAGCTTCACTGTTGGTACTAGAGGTAGTTTTCTCATTCATTTACTGAGGGAGGAAAGTTTCTCTGCTCTCACCTTAAAtctcagtttcagttttttgttaaacGGGTATGTGCGAGCAGGAtattgtgacatcacaactagTCTGGAAGCCAATCATGGTCCAGTAATCTGGATCGTATGCAGTTCACATATGTCCACTGTATGGACTTTTCAGTGAAGTAGGAGACATCCAGTGTCCAGCGGTtacaccttttaaaatgtaaaatatcgGCACATTCATAGTTTCTAAATgcaatttttgtcatttaaactAAAGgtattgaacttttttttgtcgggcaaaaatatttcacatatttttttccGGAGCCAATCATTTTTACAGTACATATCATAAAACAAGTTTGAAGGGGATTCAAATTGATAGTTTTATCCCCCTCcagttgtttatttatatattaccccccaacaaaaatgtttttatgcgGTTGGTTCCCACCCAGTATACAAAGTGGAGCTGAAGGTTTGGGGAGAAACTTTAGAAATATGTAAGTTTTCATGAATTTATCAATATCAGTTAATATAGCCTCAGGTGTAGTTATGGGCCGAACCTTTTCTTTATATTAGGAAAGATGTTTGGGTAAGCTTTCTGTGTTAAAGGTATCACTGTTCTAAAAGGAAGTTTAACCAGTTCATAATGAAGCTTTTTGAAACCACATGGCAGGAAAAGAACGTGTTAGTTCTTCAGCAGATTCTAATCTGCTGCTGCTATATTTGTAAAAGACACAGATTGTCAGACTGAACCAAAGACGGATGTTTAAAGCATCCCACAGTTTGACCTTCTTAGCAACCAATCAAATTTAACCTAATTTTTAACCTGGTGTCAGCTCTATTGCACAAAACGTTCATTTCTGAAAACTGCCGAGACGACGCACCCGCATACGATCCTCTGTGGAGTATTTAAGTCTCTTTATATGATATATTTTCAGTGTAATAATGAAATCTCAGCTTGTGTTTCTCCAACATTGTCTCTTCTTGACCTTGTCCATCTGCCAGCAGGGATCTAGGAGGCAGCAGAAGACGGGACGATGGCGTTATCTCGGCCAGTGTTGGGGCCAATGGGACTTTACATTGCTTGTTCGACAGCCAAGTAGCGCTGAAGTTCTCATGCTGCCGAGAGAACTGACAGAGGAGGGGGACCTCAGCGGCTCTCTTCTGTTTACAAGTGTGCTTTCACATCCAAAGTGTTGTACTGGATGGAACATTAAGTGTCAAAGGTATAGAGCTCCGGGAGTTGACGTCAGgcatcccagcatgcaccacTCAATATCAAAACACCGCCATTTTGGCAGGAAAGTGGAGATCCAAGAGCCAGAGTTGGAGCTGAGCCAGAGTCGTCGTCACATGTTTGCTATGTTACAAGATAGTTGCTcctgttgtaatttttttttttacccctttttATTAAACACCTTGAGTCAATGGGATGGATAGCTGTTGTGCGCCGGGATGCCAGAACCATCAGGGAAAAGATAAAGGGGAAGCATTTTATAGGATTCCTAAAGATCTCGAGAGAAGAGGTAAATGGATTGCTGCCATAAAACGTGCAAGAAGCAGACAGAACCAAGCCGAGCGATGGGAGCCCACAAACAATGGATTTCGGTTATGCTGTGACCATTTAATTTCAGGTAACGTAACAGAAATATCTTTtttatgtaacgttagctaggaAAAAGGCTACAACGGTTTCTACCGGTTGAGGCTAGTAGGGTTACAGCTACGGCAATGAAAGTTACGTTTACGACTGATTAAGTTTAGGGAAACTCAGACTCAGAGATTTCACTTAACCTGCTTCCTGAAACAGACCCCAGGTACATCTCTAACATTGATAACATACGATTAATGGTTGCACACAATTAATTGTATTAAGAATTAAAAGAGTGGGGGAGTGGGTTGGCAAAATGATACTGAGGTTActacatatacacaaaatacagtGTACTGCAGATGCATTTTTATAGTTGCTTTATTCACAACATAAGGCACTTATAGAGTTATGTCTGAGAACAATGCTCAGCCAAGTAGGACATTTATGAATTTTACTTTTGACTAATTTCCAAGTGTCTGAAGACCATAAATGTCttgccattttttaaatttgtggtgACACAAAGATTGGGGCATGTGCTACTGTTAAATTGCTGATAGCTCATGAAGTACTACATTTATTAATACAGGCTTTTCATGCATGAAGTCATACATGAATTCATAATAATTAATGCACCAtaattataaagtgttaccataaACTTTGACAAAGCTATTGTTTGCTGAGATGTAATTAAAGGTCCGATGACatagtgctctttggatgcttttcacCTTAGTGGCCCccaataccatatctgaagtctctttccccaaatcAGTCTTGGTGCAGATTTACAGCCACtacagccagtcccacaatgagctttcctcagtgtgtgccatttctgtgtctgttgctattgaggaggaaaggggggcatggtggaggctgggggtgtggtctTGATCAACTGCCTtcgctcgtttgaaagccatgatgtctctctctctcatggttgggccaaattctctaagtgggcaaaacagagaaaggggaggtaaccttggcccttatgacctcataaggagcaaaatTCCAGAtctgcccatctgagctttcattttttcaaaggcagattAGGATACCCATGGCTCGGTTCACACCTAtcgtcatttctagccacttgggGGCCGTGGGCAAGCTGGGGGACAGCATatatacatgttaaaaaaacatttaaatagtgacattttcatgccatgggaccttttaaagcCAACTGGTAAAGCAGAGAGAAtactttgaatgtattttttgatCAAACTATAACCTTTGTTTGAtgttgtttgggtttttctAACCACCTCGCTACATCACTTCTGTGATTTCTTTGCTCATGAGCTGTGTGCGGCTTACCCACACATAAAGACATCAATGAAATTCTGCttctaaacacacattttgatcACAAAACTGGGTTCCTGTGATCCTCTGAATGTCTCAGTGGTGGAGTTACACGGGTTCCTTGCAACAGAATGAGGACATCCTGCAGGAAACCAccaacatacagacacagagagagcacCGAATCTTCAATAGATACATGAGCAAACTCTACTTAAGTATAGAAAGTTATCTTCTTTTACTGACGACTACACCATTTCTGTAGGATGGTAATGTTAAGCAggagttagcaagctaacgttagccaactaactaactaatcgGGTGGCTGACTTGCTAATTCCGTCATACTTTTATGCTGCATTGGTTGCAGAAAATGAGCTGGGTTTAACGTTAGTGGTCTGATGACCCACTGCCGCTGGGTCTAACTGTCCCTCCTCACTCCCTGAAACTTCGAGAACGTCTCCTGGGCTGTGTTGGGCGACTCCCAGCGAGCTTTGACACAGTGTATTGTCACTAGAAGAACTAAGAACAATCGCCATTTTGTTGTATACCAATCACATGACCACAGGaaaaagttttactttattttattctgttatccaaatacaatacacattttctctttatttccctGCTGGATCACAAGTCCAGTTGTAATGCTTCTGTCACTCCTGTTGAGAGAACTTGACATGAGAATAAACCACGGCGTTGCTACTGTATTCCACTGGAGCTGTTCTGCGGGAGGAGCCTCTGGGAGCAGAACACACGGCTGCGTATGTCACTGCATCTCCAGGCTGAAAGATAGGGAAATGACAGGGTTTAGTTCTGAGCATTTGGACTCGGAGAGATGAGACATGGAAACCGCATTAAGCTGCCATTTAACAGTGACtaagaaatactgtacattaccaCATCAGAACCTTTCAAGGCATACAACTCAAATTGTAACCAGAAACCTCTGTTCACATGAACCAGTCGTAGGGATAGCTACAGAAAATTATTTcctgtatattgtatttattccaCGCATGTATTACTGTATGCGCCACAGTAGCTGCTGCTGGTTAAGACTGTTGTTCTCCGCGTAGAACTGGATTacagaaaagcgctatataaatgcagcacatttacaattacatttacattacctGACTTGCTTTATGAGATCCATCCCTGGATCCGGGTgcagctaaaacaaaaacaaaagttaaaacttCTGTCAATGCTACTGCAGAAAATAACATATATACAGATATTTATTACAAAATCGTTCCTACCTGTTGGATCTTTCTTGTGGTTTTTGCAAAGTGTCCATACCAGCACAAGTGTCCCAATCCCAAGAACGGTGTTTGACAGCATCAGTGCAATAACAGTTGGACTCAGATCAATTGATTCGTTGACTGCAACGTCTCCTTTGAAACACAAGAGAATAAACAGTATTCAATAATACTCTCTGTAAATGGCTGCAAACATGCACCCAAATCTTACCTTCTTAAATGAAAACGTTCATTAGAGCAAGATTTTCGGAGACTGAAacctttcattttcttcatcttctaaTCACAATATTTCTCAAACCTAGTCACCGtaaatgaaaacatcaaaacactGGGGTAGGCAGTagcaattattttcttgaacacttcatcaattttttaaataatttgatttttaaaatatcatgAAATAGTGACAAAGGTTTAGtatgtttgattaaaaaaggaCCAATCGGTcaatttttcttcatttcagctCTAGCTGGCTTTGGACTCTGGGGTTTTACAGCATTGTTCAATATTGACCTAgcattttctctgtgtttctgatTTATAATATTTGATAGGAATTGTACTAAAATGCTACATGTATAGTAGAGgtgttgaaataaatcattGCATCGATGCAGTGACAAACCATAATCGATTGTTGCCTAGTGATGATGCTTGTTGATTTTccgggtgctttttttttagtttttgtctgttctttgctgtgttcagactccgATACATTCAAggagtgtcttttttttaagagcaggTACAATAAAAAAGGGGGTTTGTATCAAACTGGATTAAATCGTTGACAGGATTATCATAATCAAAACCAAATTCGTGAGACAAGTAAAGAGTCACACCCCTAATGTTTGGTGACAGTCTTACTGTGGACAATAATCCTGGTCCCGTTTCCAAACAGCGTCTGTCCACATGACGTCAGGACACAGTAGAAGGTTCCAGCATCATCAGAGCTGAGGTTCCTCAGGAGAAGCTCGTACACACAGCTAGTCTCTCCACTCTCACTCCTTTTGCAGCTCTTATTTCCAGAGTAGTGGATCATTTGTGGAGCAGAGTGATGAGAGATTTTCAGCCACGTGACACTCATTTGTTCTGCTGCACAGTGGCCAGCGTGAACAGAACAGCTGAGAGTCACAGAATCACCTGGGTGGACCGGTCCAGACTCCCGCTGCTGGACGCCAGAGTCCATGATCGGGTTGGCACCTTGGGGAAGAAATCAAAGGACCATTTAGCTCACATTcagccagtggtggaagaagtagtAATCAGATCCTCCACTTAAGTGAAAGTACTAATAATTGTTGCTGGTGTAAAACTATGTGACAGCAGGAAAATGTTATAGAGGTATTAATACTAAAAGTACTccatgcagaaaaatcctcacattttggaaaatggaaatgtgtttaatggtcGAATCCTTTTAGCTTGTAGGACTTGTTAAGGTACtttaagttattaaaaaaacgtattttatAAACcccatgtattttgtgtgcaaaaatctttgTTTCAATTTATGGTGTCACACCATAACAGaaagtctagaccacattctatcatttacaaagacccGACAATTCCCCACGAGTGAGCATTTTGTGCGACAGTGGGGAGGAAAAACTACCTGTTTTAATTTAGAAGGTAACTAAagttgtcagatgaatgtagtggagtaaaaagtacaatatttccctctgaaaggTAGTGGAGTAGCAgcagaaaatgtcatgaaaagtacggagtcaagtaaagtacaaggaCTTCAGTAAATGTACTGAATTACAGTCCACCACTGCTAaaattatcaatattttttattctgaaaCTGTGGAGAATAAATACCTGTTATCATCAAAAAAGTTCCTTGTCCAAACTGAATGTCTCTTAAGTCCATCACTCCACAGTAGTATGTGCCAACATCTTCCCACGTTGTCTTCAGGATGGTCAGAAGACTGCTGATGTGGTCCGATTGGACTTCATAACGGTGTGATTTGTCTTTAAATTTTGTCAAATTATATAAAGTATCCGTGGATGCCAGCGGCTGAAGTCTCCTCCCAGTGTTTAGTGTGTACCACACCCTGGTTCTTGCAGTACTTTTGATGTTACATGTGAAAGTGACTGTGTGTCCTAGCTCTACTGCTTGGAAACCAACCGGCTGAGAGATGTCACTTAGCTGCGCTTCATCTGATGGatacagaaaagaaacaagtcACTTTGATGTATGGAAATCCTCATTAAAAAGATCCAAACGGGTGGATTTTAAATTATTACTTACACAGAGACGAGAGCAGGGACATATTTAGAAGGCACACTGCCATCTTCTCAGCTTGCATCCCCATTCTTCACACAGCAGGTCTGACAAAGGTATAGCAGTGTCAACACTCTCACCACGTAGGGACATACGCTGCTGACTGCTGTCTGATTGGTTCACTAGATTCCTCTACATTCACCTGATTGGCTGCTTGGGAAATCAAATAATGTTGGTcacaaagcaacagaaaaagcTCCACTAGACATTAGATTCACGTCATCAACATAGCATTGTTTTATACTCATCTTTAGCTGTGCTCAAAATCCAAAtgaaatctgtctgtctgtctgtgttcatATCCATAAAGGAAGAAAGGTATTAtcaacatttaaatgacaaaattagGATATGTTGTGGTAAGTTCAACTGCTTTTCTCCTCACCCCTTTTAATATGTCCTGTAACAGGAAGGGCAGAAGGTTAGTATACACCCACATCCTTTC contains:
- the LOC117934811 gene encoding signal-regulatory protein beta-2-like encodes the protein MGMQAEKMAVCLLNMSLLSSLYEAQLSDISQPVGFQAVELGHTVTFTCNIKSTARTRVWYTLNTGRRLQPLASTDTLYNLTKFKDKSHRYEVQSDHISSLLTILKTTWEDVGTYYCGVMDLRDIQFGQGTFLMITGANPIMDSGVQQRESGPVHPGDSVTLSCSVHAGHCAAEQMSVTWLKISHHSAPQMIHYSGNKSCKRSESGETSCVYELLLRNLSSDDAGTFYCVLTSCGQTLFGNGTRIIVHRDVAVNESIDLSPTVIALMLSNTVLGIGTLVLVWTLCKNHKKDPTAAPGSRDGSHKASQPGDAVTYAAVCSAPRGSSRRTAPVEYSSNAVVYSHVKFSQQE
- the LOC117934845 gene encoding uncharacterized protein LOC117934845 isoform X2, whose translation is MRSFTLISALLLCSLSWISVSASESHTVDVQSGGDVTLMCSNISKTPTQTEWFRLINRNKPSCVSSMYGSDSEASLCDEFQNRFEMSSKISTVFLQIKRVDLSDSGLYFCGFYKDGHTVIANATYLKVQGNSESDFGVDSKTEQESDGMTDVMSVILGALTVSLTIVVIVLAVKIRKLQTAVIEEQQPERNKDLVSDELNYAALNFQAKPKRSRRPASERELEPHVVYAATR
- the LOC117934845 gene encoding uncharacterized protein LOC117934845 isoform X3 produces the protein MRSFTLISALLLCSLSWISVSASESHTVDVQSGGDVTLMCSNISKTPTQTEWFRLINRNKPSCVSSMYGSDSEASLCDEFQNRFEMSSKISTVFLQIKRVDLSDSGLYFCGFYKDGHTVIANATYLKVQEESDGMTDVMSVILGALTVSLTIVVIVLAVKIRKLQTAVIEEQQPERNKDLVSDELNYAALNFQAKPKRSRRPASERELEPHVVYAATR
- the LOC117934845 gene encoding uncharacterized protein LOC117934845 isoform X1, which produces MRSFTLISALLLCSLSWISVSASESHTVDVQSGGDVTLMCSNISKTPTQTEWFRLINRNKPSCVSSMYGSDSEASLCDEFQNRFEMSSKISTVFLQIKRVDLSDSGLYFCGFYKDGHTVIANATYLKVQGNSESDFGVDSKTEQESDGMTDVMSVILGALTVSLTIVVIVLAVKIRKLQTAVIEEQQPERNKDLVSDELNYAALNFQAKPKRSRRPASERELEPHVVYAATR
- the LOC117934845 gene encoding uncharacterized protein LOC117934845 isoform X4, which gives rise to MRSFTLISALLLCSLSWISVSASESHTVDVQSGGDVTLMCSNISKTPTQTEWFRLINRNKPSCVSSMYGSDSEASLCDEFQNRFEMSSKISTVFLQIKRVDLSDSGLYFCGFYKDGHTVIANATYLKVQVVIVLAVKIRKLQTAVIEEQQPERNKDLVSDELNYAALNFQAKPKRSRRPASERELEPHVVYAATR